The following coding sequences are from one Chitinimonas sp. BJYL2 window:
- the gmhB gene encoding D-glycero-beta-D-manno-heptose 1,7-bisphosphate 7-phosphatase, producing the protein MKLVILDRDGVINHDRDDFVKSAAEWLPIEGSLEAIALLNHAGWRVVIASNQSGIGRGFFGMSELNAMHDKLHRLLASVGGRVDGIFFCPHTADMQCDCRKPKPGMYRDIAQRFDVRLDNTPVIGDSLRDLEAAAVVGAQPILVRTGKGEKTLAAGGLPELTHVCYDLMDAALYLISKDEADRL; encoded by the coding sequence ATGAAACTCGTCATCCTCGACCGCGACGGCGTCATCAACCATGACCGCGACGACTTCGTGAAGTCGGCGGCCGAGTGGTTGCCCATCGAGGGTAGTCTTGAGGCCATTGCCCTGCTCAATCACGCGGGCTGGCGCGTCGTGATCGCTTCGAACCAGAGCGGCATCGGCCGTGGCTTCTTCGGCATGAGCGAGCTAAACGCCATGCACGACAAACTGCATCGCCTGCTTGCCAGCGTGGGTGGCCGGGTAGACGGCATCTTTTTCTGCCCGCACACGGCCGATATGCAATGCGATTGCCGCAAACCCAAACCCGGCATGTACCGCGATATTGCCCAGCGATTCGATGTGCGCCTCGACAACACCCCGGTGATTGGTGACAGCCTGCGTGATCTGGAAGCGGCTGCTGTCGTGGGCGCCCAGCCGATTCTGGTGCGCACCGGCAAAGGTGAGAAAACACTCGCGGCCGGCGGTTTGCCGGAATTGACCCATGTCTGTTACGACCTGATGGATGCCGCGTTGTATCTGATCAGCAAGGACGAGGCTGATCGGCTCTGA
- the glyS gene encoding glycine--tRNA ligase subunit beta yields the protein MTQTLLIELFTEELPPKALPKLARAFADTIVGELKARHLLADAEPAFEVFASPRRLGVAVQRVLAQAPEREVEEKIISVAVAFDAEGKPAMPLLKSLEKKGLDASVIPSLERKPDGKADALYLRQRVQGDALAGVIDAILAETVRKLPAPKLMRWGANEVQFVRPVHGLIVLHGAQVVPASVLNLQAGRVSGGHRFLSQGTVEVASADAYADTLATQGKVIASFDARRAAIKAKLDAMAARHGATYAGGDALIDEVTGLVEWPVVLEGEFEAEFLKVPQECLILTMQQNQKYFPLLDAAGKLMNRYLIVSNLETADPRFIVHGNARVLRARLGDAKFFYEQDQKHRLDSRLGRMANVVYHNKIGSQLERITRLESIAAQVAELLGEDTSLAARAAHLAKADLVSDMVGEFPELQGIMGTYYARLDGEHEAVAAAIEGHYHPRFAGDTLPQGAVAQAVSLADKLETLVGIWGIGLIPTGDKDPYALRRAALGVLRMLVEAKLPLDLRVLLARTAESFPAGVVAEGTVEGVFGFMLDRLRNLLAADYPAADIEAVLADAPSTFNELGARLAAVAEFKQLPEATALAAANKRIRNILKKNVPEGTALPAIDAGKLIEAAERDLHGALQSVAGPFEAAFAAHDYTGALKQLASLKTPVDAFFDSVMVMADDLAVRNNRLALLAALGALMNRVADISLLAD from the coding sequence ATGACCCAAACCCTGCTGATCGAACTGTTTACCGAAGAACTGCCACCCAAGGCGCTGCCCAAGCTGGCCCGCGCCTTTGCCGACACCATTGTTGGCGAGCTCAAGGCGCGCCACCTGCTGGCTGATGCCGAGCCGGCCTTCGAGGTGTTTGCCTCGCCGCGCCGTCTGGGTGTGGCCGTGCAGCGCGTGCTGGCGCAAGCGCCCGAGCGCGAAGTCGAGGAAAAGATCATCAGCGTGGCGGTGGCCTTCGATGCCGAGGGCAAGCCGGCCATGCCGCTGCTCAAGAGCCTGGAAAAGAAGGGGCTGGACGCCTCGGTGATTCCCTCGCTCGAACGCAAGCCCGACGGCAAGGCCGATGCGCTCTACCTGCGCCAGCGTGTGCAGGGTGATGCCTTGGCCGGTGTGATCGACGCGATACTCGCCGAGACTGTCCGCAAGCTGCCCGCCCCCAAGCTGATGCGCTGGGGCGCCAATGAAGTCCAGTTCGTGCGCCCTGTGCATGGCCTGATCGTGCTGCATGGCGCCCAAGTGGTGCCGGCTTCGGTGCTCAATCTGCAAGCCGGTCGCGTTAGCGGCGGCCACCGCTTCCTCTCGCAAGGTACGGTGGAGGTCGCCAGTGCCGATGCCTATGCCGATACACTGGCCACGCAAGGCAAGGTGATTGCCAGCTTCGATGCACGCCGCGCGGCCATCAAAGCCAAGCTCGATGCCATGGCCGCCCGCCACGGCGCGACTTACGCTGGTGGTGATGCACTGATCGACGAAGTGACAGGTTTGGTCGAATGGCCAGTGGTGCTGGAGGGGGAATTCGAAGCCGAATTCCTCAAGGTGCCGCAGGAGTGCCTGATCCTGACCATGCAGCAGAACCAGAAATATTTTCCGCTGCTGGATGCTGCGGGCAAGCTGATGAACCGCTACCTGATCGTCTCCAACCTGGAAACGGCCGATCCGCGTTTCATCGTCCACGGCAATGCCCGCGTGCTTCGCGCTCGTCTTGGCGACGCCAAGTTCTTCTACGAGCAGGACCAGAAGCACCGGCTCGACAGCCGTCTGGGCCGCATGGCGAACGTGGTCTACCACAACAAGATCGGCAGCCAGCTTGAGCGCATCACCCGGCTTGAGTCGATTGCGGCACAGGTCGCCGAACTGCTGGGCGAAGACACCTCGCTGGCGGCGCGCGCGGCCCATCTGGCCAAGGCGGATCTCGTCAGCGATATGGTTGGCGAATTCCCCGAGCTGCAAGGCATCATGGGCACTTACTACGCCCGTCTCGATGGCGAGCACGAAGCCGTGGCCGCTGCGATTGAAGGTCACTACCACCCGCGCTTTGCGGGCGATACGCTGCCGCAAGGTGCCGTCGCGCAAGCCGTCTCCCTGGCGGATAAACTCGAAACCCTGGTCGGCATCTGGGGTATCGGCCTGATTCCGACTGGCGACAAAGACCCCTACGCGCTGCGCCGTGCCGCCTTGGGCGTACTACGCATGCTGGTGGAAGCCAAGCTGCCGCTGGACCTGCGCGTGCTGCTGGCCCGCACGGCCGAATCCTTCCCGGCGGGCGTGGTGGCCGAAGGCACGGTGGAAGGCGTGTTCGGTTTCATGCTCGACCGCCTGCGCAACCTGTTGGCCGCTGATTACCCCGCTGCCGATATCGAAGCCGTGCTGGCCGATGCACCAAGCACCTTCAACGAACTGGGCGCACGCCTTGCGGCCGTGGCCGAGTTCAAGCAACTGCCTGAAGCAACGGCGCTGGCTGCCGCCAACAAGCGCATCCGCAACATCCTCAAGAAGAACGTGCCTGAGGGCACGGCGTTGCCCGCGATTGATGCCGGCAAGCTCATTGAGGCCGCCGAGCGCGATCTGCACGGCGCACTGCAAAGCGTGGCCGGTCCGTTCGAAGCCGCGTTTGCGGCGCACGACTACACCGGCGCGCTCAAGCAGCTGGCCAGCCTCAAGACCCCGGTCGATGCCTTCTTCGATAGCGTGATGGTGATGGCCGATGACTTGGCCGTGCGCAATAACCGGCTGGCGCTGCTGGCAGCGCTGGGCGCGTTGATGAACCGCGTTGCGGATATCTCCTTGCTGGCCGACTAA
- a CDS encoding 1-acyl-sn-glycerol-3-phosphate acyltransferase, translated as MLALRSLLYMTGWALNTVLCAFACIIAIPLPYTIRYAVISYWCWFAVSWLRLTCGVRSRVIGRENLPKQAAVVMSKHQSAWETMALQQLLPLTAWVVKRELLWIPFFGWGLWSLKPIALNRSNRMEATRQLIEQGRERLAAGAWIVIFPEGTRVAAGKRGKYKSGGARVACGAGVPVVPVAVNSGEFWPRNSFLKHAGEITLSVGPAISTVGKSPDQVTREVEAWIETEMARISGVGPCWPADRQPADVHGPVAA; from the coding sequence ATGCTTGCATTGCGTTCACTGCTGTATATGACGGGTTGGGCACTGAACACGGTGCTCTGTGCCTTTGCCTGCATCATCGCCATTCCCCTGCCGTATACGATCCGCTATGCCGTCATCAGCTACTGGTGCTGGTTTGCCGTGAGCTGGCTACGGCTTACCTGCGGCGTGCGCAGCCGCGTGATCGGCCGCGAAAACCTGCCTAAGCAGGCCGCCGTGGTGATGAGCAAGCACCAGTCCGCCTGGGAAACCATGGCCCTGCAGCAGCTGCTGCCACTGACGGCCTGGGTGGTGAAGCGCGAACTGCTGTGGATTCCGTTCTTCGGCTGGGGGCTCTGGAGCCTCAAGCCCATCGCCCTGAACCGCAGCAACCGCATGGAAGCCACCCGCCAGCTGATCGAGCAGGGCCGCGAGCGTCTCGCTGCGGGTGCCTGGATCGTGATCTTTCCCGAGGGTACGCGCGTTGCCGCGGGCAAGCGTGGCAAGTACAAGTCGGGGGGTGCCCGCGTCGCCTGTGGCGCCGGGGTGCCGGTGGTGCCGGTGGCGGTCAACTCGGGCGAGTTCTGGCCACGCAATAGCTTTCTGAAACATGCCGGGGAAATCACCCTGTCGGTGGGCCCGGCCATCAGCACCGTGGGCAAGTCGCCTGATCAGGTGACGCGCGAGGTCGAGGCCTGGATCGAAACCGAAATGGCCCGGATCAGCGGCGTGGGTCCGTGCTGGCCGGCCGATCGCCAACCTGCCGATGTCCATGGCCCGGTCGCTGCCTGA
- a CDS encoding lipoprotein: MKRAALLITMLMLAACGKMGGSYMNTDDAAPPEPVPDEKTADWRLYGEQPGMKIEVSWESIGHDDSFGSDEYVYVWVRRSFDKDQESKDGDTFRREYSRFALDCAKSEMASIAIELHDKDDDEVSRKDVPGFQWVFDPVTQQTYMQDFFTQVCKINREKEAGKK, translated from the coding sequence ATGAAGCGTGCCGCCCTGTTGATCACGATGCTGATGCTAGCCGCCTGCGGCAAGATGGGCGGCAGTTACATGAACACCGACGATGCGGCACCGCCCGAGCCGGTACCCGACGAGAAGACAGCCGACTGGCGCCTGTATGGCGAACAGCCGGGCATGAAGATCGAGGTTTCGTGGGAATCGATCGGCCACGATGATTCCTTCGGCTCCGACGAGTACGTCTACGTCTGGGTGCGCCGCAGCTTCGACAAGGATCAGGAATCCAAGGACGGCGATACTTTCCGTCGCGAATACAGCCGCTTTGCGCTCGATTGCGCCAAGAGTGAAATGGCCAGCATTGCCATCGAGCTGCACGACAAGGACGACGACGAAGTCAGCCGCAAGGATGTGCCGGGGTTCCAGTGGGTATTTGACCCCGTTACCCAGCAAACCTATATGCAGGATTTCTTTACGCAGGTCTGCAAGATCAACCGTGAAAAAGAAGCCGGCAAGAAGTGA